Proteins encoded within one genomic window of Spiroplasma endosymbiont of Agriotes lineatus:
- a CDS encoding single-stranded DNA-binding protein produces MLNKVILIGRITNDLNLRSAKNNKSFLYFTIAINNFNNQADFISCVAWEKVADSMYNNLRKGSLVAVEGRIQSRRQEQNGVLTTITDIRAINVKFLDSRGGGGAGVGNSRDASTLSFVNDYSSPVENKIYDQAFDLDNMNFNFVNNNAIDNNKQGENNEGANLTFDNDDAIAWGE; encoded by the coding sequence ATGTTAAATAAAGTAATTTTAATTGGCAGAATTACTAATGATTTAAATTTACGATCAGCAAAAAATAATAAATCATTTTTATATTTTACAATAGCGATTAATAATTTTAATAATCAAGCAGATTTTATTAGTTGTGTTGCTTGAGAAAAAGTGGCAGACTCAATGTATAATAATCTTCGTAAAGGTTCATTAGTAGCGGTTGAAGGTCGCATTCAATCAAGAAGACAAGAACAAAATGGCGTGCTAACAACAATTACTGATATTAGAGCGATTAATGTTAAGTTTTTAGATTCAAGAGGTGGTGGTGGTGCCGGGGTCGGAAATTCTCGAGATGCTTCGACACTGTCATTTGTTAATGATTATAGTTCTCCGGTTGAGAACAAAATTTATGATCAGGCATTTGATCTTGATAATATGAATTTTAATTTTGTTAATAATAATGCTATTGATAATAATAAGCAGGGGGAAAATAACGAAGGAGCAAATTTAACATTTGATAATGATGATGCTATTGCGTGAGGAGAGTAA
- a CDS encoding Mbov_0401 family ICE element transposase-like protein: MLEINNNLKTPENKHWFSLFTTHKNMYTNKCEQLANEYEKLDECLYKYHYRLKQGYKAVHFAWRTIITIFGDVTFKRRRYKYWNQKSGKFEYVCLLDKEIGLLPKQRIYFDVQFKVLSLLGDGKRYRDVLDALNHCYISKASISNILNKYDIVEYFQLAEKETKTRIDVKNKDLYIQLDETFLATLDHKVKQDQRIRLVTFHTGHKEKNYKNARRELENKRGHFLILKVDKQINTMDYRDLLIKELQKHYVNTNYDRIIVCGDGATWIREIANIFGNVRYILDSYHAIKKLKQTAFNIVFENSKVTSNTK, translated from the coding sequence ATGTTAGAAATTAATAATAATTTAAAAACCCCAGAAAATAAGCATTGATTTAGTTTATTTACAACCCATAAAAATATGTACACCAATAAATGTGAACAATTAGCCAATGAATATGAAAAATTAGATGAATGCTTATATAAATATCATTATCGGTTAAAACAAGGTTATAAAGCAGTTCATTTTGCTTGAAGAACAATTATTACAATTTTTGGTGATGTTACTTTTAAACGACGCCGATATAAATATTGAAATCAAAAATCAGGTAAATTTGAATATGTATGTTTATTAGATAAAGAAATTGGTTTATTGCCAAAACAACGCATTTATTTTGATGTCCAATTTAAAGTTTTAAGTCTTCTAGGTGATGGCAAACGCTATCGTGATGTTTTAGATGCTCTAAATCATTGTTATATTTCAAAAGCTAGTATTTCGAATATTTTAAATAAATATGATATTGTTGAATATTTTCAACTAGCAGAAAAAGAAACTAAAACTAGAATTGATGTTAAAAATAAGGATTTATATATTCAACTAGATGAGACATTTTTAGCAACATTAGACCATAAAGTTAAACAAGACCAAAGAATTCGTTTAGTTACTTTTCATACCGGACATAAAGAAAAAAATTATAAAAATGCTCGTAGAGAATTAGAAAACAAACGAGGTCATTTTCTAATTTTAAAAGTTGATAAACAAATAAATACGATGGATTATCGTGATTTATTAATTAAGGAATTACAAAAACATTATGTAAATACTAATTATGACAGAATAATTGTTTGTGGCGATGGTGCTACTTGAATTAGAGAAATTGCCAATATTTTTGGTAATGTTAGATATATTTTAGATAGTTATCACGCTATTAAAAAATTAAAACAAACGGCATTTAATATTGTTTTTGAAAATAGTAAAGTAACAAGTAACACTAAATAA
- a CDS encoding PQQ-binding-like beta-propeller repeat protein, with protein sequence MKKLLEILGTITIASSGIAGIVCNAPVQTQEQQTKLENINYKRQKRSNNENNKINRTKIAIKTKSFIFSSGILLNNKIYFGSADHNVYEYDLATGQQKIIITTNGGIWSSGAVLNNKVYFGSEDHNVYEYDPTTGQQKIVIRANDWIRSVGVSLVFNNKLYVGSGDHNVYEYDPATGQQKIVIRAQGEIWFSGASLNNKIYFGSADHNVYEYDPATGQQKIVIKAQDSVQFSGVVLNNKVYFGSVDHNVYEYNPITKQQKIVIRTENEIHGGGTTLNNKLFVASDDHNVYEYDSATEQQKIVIITKGKIRSSGAVLNNKVYFGSWDKNLYEYDPITKQQKIVIRTDSTINYLSELNNKIYFGSGDNNVYEYSEYYLNANLEQINNNSDNAILNELNYLNPDLDISQLEIISKTNNSAIVKIKDNLNNNIKIHYSIDNGQNKIINLNELLKKALFFKFRDENHNLKFKEINYIDTNNLNFWDIEITKKENSFLWSNVPKNVCSDREIINKTPNTRSFNVPACEYNSKSKLVFQITTGLTKTKQENKLNGWNINSDDEMKLTDFTNINNKNSEIINVLSNEFDLSNTNKQEQEMILSIFKEPADKFELNPNEKLKITYPVRIITSKVILNLKQKITGNITAKIIDDNNKEQIVTLPITEVMQILQKYSLLPNEITIDKNNDKITFNGEAFFSSEREGSVRTNTVTTIV encoded by the coding sequence ATGAAAAAATTACTAGAAATTTTAGGAACAATAACAATAGCAAGTAGCGGAATAGCGGGAATTGTTTGTAATGCACCTGTCCAAACACAAGAACAACAAACTAAATTAGAAAACATAAATTATAAAAGACAAAAACGAAGCAATAATGAAAATAATAAAATAAATAGAACAAAAATTGCTATTAAAACAAAATCATTCATTTTTTCTTCTGGAATATTATTAAATAATAAAATATATTTTGGTTCAGCAGATCATAATGTTTATGAGTATGACCTCGCCACAGGACAACAAAAAATTATTATTACAACAAATGGAGGAATTTGATCTTCTGGTGCTGTATTAAATAATAAAGTATATTTTGGCTCAGAAGATCATAATGTTTATGAGTATGACCCCACTACAGGACAACAAAAAATTGTCATTAGAGCAAATGATTGAATAAGATCAGTGGGTGTTAGTTTAGTTTTCAACAACAAATTGTATGTTGGTTCAGGTGATCATAATGTTTATGAGTATGACCCCGCCACAGGACAACAAAAAATTGTTATTAGAGCGCAAGGAGAGATTTGATTTTCTGGAGCATCTTTAAATAATAAAATATATTTTGGTTCAGCAGATCATAATGTTTACGAGTATGACCCCGCCACAGGACAACAAAAAATTGTTATTAAAGCACAAGACTCTGTTCAATTTTCTGGAGTAGTATTAAATAATAAAGTATATTTTGGTTCTGTTGATCATAATGTTTATGAATACAATCCAATAACAAAGCAACAAAAAATCGTTATTAGAACAGAAAATGAAATTCATGGCGGCGGAACTACTTTAAATAATAAATTGTTTGTTGCTTCAGATGACCATAATGTTTACGAGTATGACTCCGCTACAGAACAACAAAAAATTGTCATTATAACAAAAGGAAAAATTAGATCTTCTGGCGCTGTATTGAATAATAAAGTATATTTTGGCTCATGAGATAAAAATCTTTATGAATACGATCCAATAACAAAGCAACAAAAAATCGTTATTAGAACAGATTCAACAATAAATTACTTATCTGAATTAAATAATAAAATATATTTTGGTTCAGGTGATAATAATGTTTATGAATATAGTGAATATTATTTAAATGCAAATTTAGAACAAATTAATAATAACTCTGATAATGCAATTTTAAATGAACTAAATTATTTAAATCCTGATTTAGATATTTCACAATTAGAAATTATTAGTAAAACAAATAATTCAGCTATAGTAAAAATAAAAGATAATTTAAATAATAATATAAAAATACATTATTCAATTGATAATGGGCAAAATAAAATTATTAATTTAAATGAATTGCTTAAAAAAGCATTATTTTTTAAATTTCGAGACGAAAATCATAATTTAAAATTTAAGGAAATAAATTATATTGATACTAATAATTTAAATTTTTGAGATATTGAAATAACAAAAAAAGAAAATTCATTTTTATGATCTAATGTTCCTAAAAATGTATGTTCTGATAGAGAAATTATCAATAAAACTCCAAATACAAGATCATTTAATGTACCTGCTTGTGAATATAATTCAAAATCAAAATTAGTATTTCAAATTACAACAGGATTAACTAAAACAAAACAAGAAAATAAATTAAATGGTTGAAACATAAATTCTGATGATGAAATGAAATTAACAGATTTTACAAATATAAATAATAAAAATTCTGAAATCATTAATGTATTATCAAATGAATTTGATTTATCAAACACAAATAAACAAGAACAAGAAATGATTTTAAGTATTTTTAAGGAACCCGCTGATAAATTTGAACTTAATCCCAATGAAAAATTAAAAATTACTTATCCAGTAAGAATAATTACATCTAAAGTTATATTAAATTTAAAACAAAAAATTACAGGAAATATTACTGCCAAAATAATTGATGATAACAATAAAGAACAAATAGTTACATTGCCAATTACAGAAGTAATGCAAATTTTACAAAAATATAGTTTATTACCCAATGAAATTACTATAGATAAAAACAATGATAAAATAACATTTAACGGTGAAGCATTTTTTTCATCAGAAAGAGAAGGGTCGGTAAGAACAAATACAGTTACTACTATAGTATAA
- a CDS encoding ETX/MTX2 family pore-forming toxin — protein MKIINKTPTSATIVATKGKYRGEVTVNYKIKNKDEISTIDFNYLVKRAVYFDFIDKNYYSFTKLKEIKDVNIDNLMFSEITVTSASDSLKLIDEKSVCFKPVNFSNTSSLGAQKIKVPSCSYETKAKYLFQITTGLNINNSKNIVKGWNLNIDDEMILTDFTSSNKKASEIKNTLSKDFDLSNTNKQEQELILNRDLLHSPEQELSVEPKQRLTAQYVIRLLSIKTNLDLKQKISGTITAKIIDNFNKEQIVTLPIKETMKILQKYNLLPNEITINEDNSVTFNGKATISRTSESDPKQIFNFRPI, from the coding sequence ATGAAAATTATTAATAAAACACCAACTTCGGCAACAATTGTAGCAACAAAAGGAAAATATCGTGGTGAAGTTACTGTTAATTATAAAATTAAAAATAAAGATGAAATTAGTACTATTGATTTTAATTATTTAGTAAAAAGAGCAGTTTACTTTGATTTTATTGATAAAAATTATTACTCATTTACAAAACTTAAAGAAATAAAAGATGTTAATATTGATAACTTAATGTTTTCTGAGATTACAGTAACCAGTGCTTCAGATTCGTTAAAATTAATTGATGAAAAAAGTGTTTGTTTTAAACCAGTTAATTTTTCTAATACCTCTTCTTTGGGTGCACAAAAAATTAAAGTACCATCATGTAGTTATGAAACTAAGGCAAAATATTTATTTCAAATTACAACAGGATTAAACATAAATAACTCCAAAAATATAGTTAAGGGTTGAAATTTAAATATTGATGACGAAATGATATTAACTGATTTTACAAGTTCAAATAAAAAAGCTTCTGAAATTAAAAATACATTATCAAAGGATTTCGATTTATCAAACACAAATAAACAAGAACAAGAATTAATTTTAAATCGTGATTTGTTGCATTCACCAGAACAAGAGTTGTCTGTGGAGCCAAAACAACGCCTTACAGCCCAATATGTAATTAGATTACTTTCAATTAAAACTAATTTAGATTTAAAACAAAAAATTAGCGGAACAATTACTGCTAAAATAATTGATAATTTTAATAAAGAACAAATAGTTACATTACCAATTAAAGAAACAATGAAAATATTACAAAAATATAATTTATTGCCTAATGAAATTACTATTAATGAAGATAATAGTGTAACTTTTAATGGAAAAGCAACAATATCAAGAACAAGTGAAAGTGATCCTAAGCAAATTTTTAATTTTCGTCCAATTTAA
- the tuf gene encoding elongation factor Tu: MAKAAFSRNKPHVNIGTIGHVDHGKTTLTAAITSVLAKQGGATARKYDEIDAAPEEKARGITINIAHVDYETEARHYGHIDAPGHADYVKNMITGAKQMDGAILVVAATDGAMPQTNEHVLLAKNVGIKKLVVYLNKVDLLDDHDMLILAEDDIRELLTKHGFDGTNTPIIEGSALKALNGDPEQEAKILELMKAVDDFIPTPERDLNKPFMMSVGSVVSVPGRGTVATGLVDRGILKPGEAVEIVGFGDKVIKSIATSIETGHKTLDEARAGDNVGILLRGVEKDAVRRGQVLCKPGTVTPHSKFQAEIYLLTKTEGGRHTATKSNYQPQFYLHSSDVTGTVTLPAGVDFVMPGDNTEITVELNTKVALEEGTQFAIREGGKTVASGIINKILE, encoded by the coding sequence ATGGCAAAAGCGGCATTTTCAAGAAATAAACCGCATGTTAATATTGGAACAATTGGTCATGTTGACCATGGTAAAACAACTTTAACAGCAGCGATTACTTCAGTATTAGCAAAACAAGGTGGAGCAACAGCAAGAAAATATGATGAGATTGATGCGGCACCAGAAGAGAAAGCAAGAGGGATTACAATTAATATTGCCCATGTTGATTATGAAACTGAAGCAAGACATTATGGACATATTGATGCCCCGGGGCACGCCGATTATGTAAAAAATATGATTACTGGTGCAAAACAGATGGATGGAGCAATTTTAGTTGTTGCTGCAACTGATGGCGCAATGCCACAAACTAATGAGCATGTTTTATTAGCTAAAAATGTGGGGATTAAAAAATTAGTTGTTTATTTAAATAAAGTTGATTTACTTGATGATCATGATATGCTAATTTTAGCAGAAGATGATATTAGAGAATTATTAACTAAACATGGTTTTGATGGTACCAATACACCAATTATTGAAGGTTCAGCGTTAAAAGCGTTAAATGGTGATCCAGAACAAGAAGCAAAAATTCTTGAATTAATGAAAGCTGTTGATGACTTTATTCCAACTCCAGAGCGAGATTTAAATAAGCCATTTATGATGTCAGTTGGAAGTGTTGTGAGTGTTCCTGGTCGCGGAACGGTTGCTACTGGTCTTGTTGATCGGGGAATATTAAAACCCGGGGAAGCGGTAGAAATTGTTGGGTTTGGTGATAAAGTAATTAAAAGTATTGCTACAAGTATTGAAACTGGTCACAAAACACTGGATGAAGCTAGAGCTGGTGATAATGTTGGAATCTTATTACGGGGCGTTGAAAAAGATGCCGTAAGAAGAGGACAAGTTTTATGTAAACCAGGAACAGTTACGCCTCATAGTAAATTTCAGGCAGAAATTTACTTATTAACAAAAACTGAAGGTGGTCGTCATACAGCAACTAAAAGTAATTATCAACCACAATTTTACTTACATTCTTCAGATGTAACTGGAACAGTTACCTTACCTGCTGGTGTTGATTTTGTGATGCCCGGTGATAATACTGAAATAACTGTTGAGTTAAATACTAAAGTTGCTTTAGAAGAAGGAACACAATTTGCTATTCGTGAAGGTGGTAAAACCGTGGCTTCAGGAATAATTAATAAGATTTTAGAATAA
- the rpsL gene encoding 30S ribosomal protein S12: protein MPTINQLIRKRRKVKVSKSKSPSLGRGLNSLKKKQTTNFSPQKRGVCSKVATRTPKKPNSALRKYARVRLTNGEEVTAYIPGEGHNLQEYSAVIIQGGRTKDLPGVRYRIIRGALDAAGVEGRKQGCSIYGTKKPKK, encoded by the coding sequence ATGCCAACAATTAATCAATTGATTCGTAAGCGAAGAAAAGTAAAAGTTAGTAAGTCAAAATCACCGTCATTAGGACGAGGATTAAACTCATTAAAAAAAAAGCAAACTACTAATTTTTCTCCCCAAAAACGAGGAGTATGTTCAAAAGTTGCTACAAGAACGCCAAAAAAACCTAACTCGGCTTTAAGAAAGTATGCTCGTGTGCGATTAACTAATGGTGAAGAAGTAACAGCATACATTCCTGGTGAAGGACATAACTTGCAGGAGTATTCAGCGGTAATTATTCAAGGCGGAAGAACGAAGGATTTACCAGGGGTTCGTTATCGTATTATTCGTGGTGCTTTAGATGCGGCTGGTGTTGAAGGGCGAAAACAAGGTTGTTCAATTTATGGAACAAAGAAACCTAAAAAGTAA
- the rpsF gene encoding 30S ribosomal protein S6, which produces MNKYEIMYIINPECKDIKALQEKMHNILKQTGKVESVTDWGLRDLAYPINHKNKDYYTILKVEVNKEAINEFVRVAKIEQDIYRHLIINLDTEQNHSDKMIAELKLNTNENDERSNHYSGERRQRPYVLRETYKKLENK; this is translated from the coding sequence ATGAATAAGTACGAAATTATGTATATTATTAATCCAGAATGTAAAGATATTAAAGCATTGCAAGAAAAGATGCATAATATTTTAAAACAAACGGGAAAAGTTGAAAGTGTTACTGATTGAGGGTTAAGAGATTTAGCATATCCAATTAATCATAAAAATAAAGATTATTATACAATATTAAAAGTTGAAGTTAATAAAGAAGCAATTAATGAGTTTGTGCGTGTTGCTAAAATTGAACAAGATATCTATCGTCATTTAATTATTAATCTTGATACTGAACAAAATCATAGTGATAAAATGATCGCTGAGTTAAAGTTAAATACTAATGAAAATGATGAGCGATCAAATCATTATAGTGGTGAAAGAAGACAAAGACCTTATGTACTGCGTGAAACTTATAAAAAACTTGAAAATAAGTAA
- a CDS encoding UPF0236 family transposase-like protein, with the protein MLEINNNVKTLENKHWLSLFTTHKNMYTNKCEQLANEYEKLDEYLYKYHYRLKQGYKVVHFSSRTIITIFGDVTFKRRRYKYWNQKSGKFEYVCLLDKEISLLPKQHIYFDVQFKVLSLLGDGKRYRDVLDALNHCYISKGSISNILNKYDIAEYFQLAEKETKTRIDVKNKDLYIQLDEKFLATLDQKVINKKPKNLFGYFSYRT; encoded by the coding sequence ATGTTAGAAATTAATAATAATGTAAAAACCTTAGAAAATAAGCATTGATTAAGCTTATTTACAACCCACAAAAATATGTACACTAATAAATGCGAACAATTAGCTAATGAATATGAAAAATTAGATGAATACTTATATAAATATCATTATCGGTTAAAACAAGGTTATAAAGTAGTTCATTTTTCATCAAGAACAATTATTACAATTTTTGGTGATGTTACTTTTAAACGACGCCGATATAAATATTGAAATCAAAAATCAGGTAAATTTGAATATGTATGTTTATTAGATAAAGAAATTAGTTTATTGCCTAAACAACACATTTATTTTGATGTTCAATTTAAAGTTTTAAGTCTTTTGGGTGATGGCAAACGCTATCGCGATGTTTTAGATGCTCTAAATCATTGTTATATTTCAAAAGGTAGTATTTCAAATATTTTAAATAAATACGATATTGCCGAATATTTTCAACTAGCAGAAAAAGAAACTAAAACTAGAATTGATGTCAAAAATAAGGATTTATATATTCAACTAGATGAAAAATTTTTAGCGACATTAGATCAGAAAGTTATAAACAAAAAACCAAAGAATTTGTTTGGTTACTTTTCATACCGGACATAA
- the rpsR gene encoding 30S ribosomal protein S18 codes for MENKHVNKFKKRKKPCFFTKNKINYINYKDVEKLKEYISANGQILTRRVSGNCAFHQRMVARAIKRARTVALLPYLVK; via the coding sequence ATGGAAAATAAACACGTAAATAAGTTTAAAAAGAGAAAAAAACCATGTTTTTTTACAAAAAATAAAATTAATTACATTAATTATAAAGATGTTGAAAAATTAAAAGAATATATTTCTGCTAATGGACAGATTTTAACAAGAAGGGTTAGTGGTAATTGTGCTTTCCATCAAAGAATGGTGGCAAGGGCAATTAAAAGAGCAAGAACAGTGGCTTTATTACCATATCTTGTAAAATAA
- a CDS encoding lipoprotein, translating to MILTVFGQTQIIKKLLLILGAITLIGTSTTSLISC from the coding sequence GTGATTTTAACAGTTTTTGGACAGACCCAAATTATAAAAAAATTACTTTTAATTTTAGGAGCAATAACTTTAATCGGAACAAGCACAACCAGTTTAATATCTTGTTAA
- the rpsG gene encoding 30S ribosomal protein S7, whose protein sequence is MRKRRAEKRDVLPDPIYNSKLVTRAINKIMVDGKRGIAQTIFYQAFYIIKEKTNDDPLNIFNKALNNVSPQLELKVRRIGGANYQVPIEVYEERKMTLSLRWLINYSHSRNGKCMEEKLAAEIIDASNGIGGAVKKKEDIEKMAEANKAFAHFRW, encoded by the coding sequence ATGCGTAAAAGAAGAGCAGAAAAAAGAGATGTTTTACCAGATCCAATATATAATTCAAAGTTGGTTACGAGAGCAATTAATAAAATTATGGTTGATGGTAAAAGAGGAATTGCCCAAACAATTTTTTATCAAGCTTTTTATATTATTAAAGAAAAAACAAATGATGATCCATTGAATATTTTTAATAAAGCATTAAATAATGTTTCACCACAATTGGAGTTGAAAGTAAGAAGAATTGGTGGTGCTAATTATCAAGTACCTATTGAGGTATATGAAGAGCGAAAAATGACATTGAGTCTTAGATGATTAATTAATTATTCACATAGTCGTAATGGAAAATGTATGGAAGAAAAGTTGGCAGCAGAAATTATTGATGCATCAAATGGTATAGGTGGCGCTGTTAAGAAAAAAGAGGACATCGAAAAAATGGCAGAAGCGAACAAAGCCTTTGCTCATTTTCGTTGATAA
- the fusA gene encoding elongation factor G produces the protein MPREYSLKKTRNIGVIAHIDAGKTTVTERILVHTKRIHKARETHDGGSQMDWMAQEQERGITITSAATTAVWRDFRVNIIDTPGHVDFTVEVERSLRVLDGAIAVLDAQSGVEPQTETVWRQATTYKVPRIVFINKMDKIGADFLYSINTIHDRLQGNAHPIQLPIGSEDNFDDIIDLVEMKAYHYNQNDAHETVEEIPIPNELQELVKEKRSNLIEALAKLDDELAMQYLEGEAIDVEQIKRAIRSVTLTAEFFPVVCGSAFKNKGIKLLLDAVVDYLPSPLDIPAIKGVLRNGEEAKRKSSDDEPFAALAFKIMTDPYVGKLTFFRVYSGVLNSGSYILNSTKDKQQRIGRLLKMHANNREEVQEVYAGDIAAAVGLKDTTTGDTLCDEKHAIVLESMIFPEPVISLALEPKTKADQDKMSLALSKLAEEDPTFKTWTDNETAQTIVAGMGELHLDIIVDRMKREFKVEVNVGNPQVSYRETIKVSSDCEGKYIKQSGGRGQYGHVWIKFEPNPDKGFEFIDKIVGGRVSREYINSVKAGLEASLPGGVLAGYPLIDIKATLFDGSYHDVDSSEMAFKIAASMALKEIKKHSQPVLLEPIMIVEVVAPEAYYGDVVGNLSSRRGQIEGSEQRGNIQVIKAKVPLAEMFGYATDLRSFTQGRASYTMQFSHYQETPKSVSEKIVAQNSRQEQ, from the coding sequence GTGCCAAGAGAATATAGTTTAAAAAAAACTCGTAATATTGGAGTTATAGCTCATATTGATGCTGGTAAGACTACGGTTACTGAGAGAATTTTGGTACATACTAAAAGAATTCATAAAGCTAGAGAAACCCATGATGGTGGTTCACAAATGGATTGAATGGCTCAAGAACAAGAACGCGGAATTACGATTACTTCAGCAGCAACAACAGCGGTTTGAAGAGATTTCAGAGTTAATATTATTGATACTCCAGGGCATGTTGATTTTACTGTTGAAGTAGAGCGATCATTACGAGTATTAGATGGTGCAATTGCGGTTTTAGATGCTCAGTCAGGTGTGGAACCACAAACAGAAACAGTTTGAAGGCAAGCAACTACTTATAAGGTACCAAGAATTGTGTTTATTAATAAAATGGATAAAATTGGTGCCGATTTCTTATATTCTATTAATACAATTCATGACCGTTTACAAGGTAATGCTCATCCAATTCAATTGCCAATTGGTAGCGAAGATAATTTTGATGATATTATTGATTTGGTTGAAATGAAAGCATATCATTATAATCAAAATGATGCTCATGAAACAGTAGAGGAAATTCCTATCCCTAACGAATTACAAGAACTAGTTAAAGAAAAGCGCAGTAATTTAATTGAAGCACTTGCTAAACTTGATGATGAGTTAGCGATGCAATATTTAGAAGGCGAAGCGATTGATGTTGAACAAATTAAACGAGCGATTCGTAGTGTTACTTTAACAGCCGAATTCTTTCCTGTTGTTTGTGGATCAGCGTTTAAAAATAAAGGTATTAAGTTATTATTAGATGCCGTTGTTGATTATTTACCATCGCCATTAGATATTCCGGCCATTAAAGGAGTGCTTCGTAATGGTGAAGAAGCAAAAAGAAAATCATCTGATGATGAACCTTTTGCTGCCTTAGCATTTAAAATTATGACCGACCCTTATGTCGGAAAGTTAACTTTCTTTCGTGTTTATTCAGGGGTATTAAACTCAGGTTCTTATATCTTGAATTCCACTAAAGATAAACAACAACGCATTGGAAGATTATTAAAAATGCATGCCAATAACCGTGAAGAAGTTCAAGAAGTATATGCTGGTGATATTGCGGCGGCTGTTGGTTTGAAAGATACAACTACTGGTGATACTTTGTGTGATGAAAAGCATGCGATTGTTTTAGAATCAATGATTTTTCCAGAACCAGTTATTTCTTTAGCATTAGAACCGAAAACTAAAGCTGATCAAGATAAAATGAGTTTAGCGCTATCAAAACTTGCCGAAGAGGATCCGACATTTAAAACATGAACTGATAATGAAACCGCACAAACAATTGTTGCCGGAATGGGTGAATTACATCTAGATATTATTGTTGATCGCATGAAACGAGAATTTAAAGTTGAAGTAAATGTTGGAAATCCACAAGTATCATATCGTGAAACTATTAAAGTTTCATCTGATTGTGAAGGTAAATATATTAAACAATCAGGTGGCCGCGGACAATATGGCCATGTATGAATTAAATTTGAACCTAATCCAGATAAAGGGTTTGAATTTATTGATAAGATTGTTGGCGGAAGAGTTTCGCGCGAATATATTAATTCTGTTAAAGCAGGACTAGAAGCTAGTTTGCCTGGTGGTGTTTTAGCAGGATATCCATTAATTGATATTAAAGCAACATTATTTGATGGGTCATATCATGATGTTGATTCATCTGAGATGGCATTTAAGATTGCGGCCTCAATGGCTTTAAAAGAAATTAAGAAGCATTCACAACCAGTATTGTTAGAACCAATTATGATTGTTGAAGTCGTGGCACCAGAAGCATATTATGGTGATGTGGTGGGAAATCTTTCTTCAAGAAGAGGCCAGATTGAAGGCAGTGAGCAAAGAGGTAATATTCAAGTTATTAAAGCTAAAGTACCCTTAGCAGAAATGTTTGGGTATGCAACTGATCTTAGATCCTTTACACAAGGGAGAGCAAGTTATACAATGCAGTTTTCTCACTATCAAGAAACACCAAAATCGGTTAGTGAAAAAATTGTTGCCCAAAATTCAAGACAAGAACAATAA